A single window of Helicobacter pylori DNA harbors:
- the lon gene encoding endopeptidase La, producing the protein MTEDFPKILPLLVEEDTFLYPFMIAPIFLQNNASIKAVTYAKNNKSLVFIACQKDKLNDNEAPYYDVGVIGSIMREANMPNGRVKLLFNGIAKGRILEPAKENEQGFLEAQISPIEYLEYDKENIQAIVEVLKEKVITLANVSSLFPPDLIKALEDNDDPNRIADLIAAALHLKRDQAYSLFANNNTEQRLLDLIDIVIEETKTQKLQKEIKSKVHQKMEQTNKEYFLKEQLKQIQKELGTDKQRDEDLNQYYQKLESVKPFLKEEAFKEIKKQIDRLSRTHADSSDSATLQNYVETMLDVPFGQYGKKALDIKHVREQLDNDHYSLKRPKERIVEYFATMQLLEMRHKKKPEKKDKTKGTILCFYGPPGVGKTSLANSIAKAIERPLVRIALGGLEDVNELRGHRRTYIGSMPGRIVQGLIEAKKMNPVMVLDEIDKVDRSVRGDPASALLEILDPEQNIAFRDHYANFSIDLSQVIFIATANNIDRIPAPLRDRMEFISVSSYTPSEKEEIAKNYLIPQELEKHALKPSEVDISHECLKLIIEKYTREAGVRDLRRQIATIMRKAALKYLEDNPHKKGRTKKGENEKSEDKKGENEKSEDKKGENEKSEKRGGNKDFCVSITPNNLKEYLERMVFEIDPIDEENKIGIVNGLAWTPVGGDVLKIEALKIRGKGELKLTGSLGDVMKESAIIAFSVVKVLLDNETLKVPKIPSETDAENKKKKKALKVYNAYDLHLHVPEGATPKDGPSAGIAMASVMASILCDRATRSEVAMTGELTLSGEVLPIGGLKEKLIAAFKAGIKTALIPVKNYERDLDEIPNEVRENLNIVAVKNIAEVLEKTLL; encoded by the coding sequence ATGACTGAAGATTTTCCTAAAATTCTGCCTTTATTGGTAGAAGAAGACACTTTTTTATACCCCTTTATGATAGCCCCTATTTTCTTACAAAATAACGCGAGCATCAAGGCGGTAACTTACGCTAAAAACAATAAATCGTTAGTCTTTATTGCATGCCAAAAAGACAAATTGAACGATAATGAAGCCCCTTATTATGATGTGGGGGTGATAGGCTCTATTATGCGTGAAGCCAACATGCCTAATGGGCGCGTGAAATTGCTCTTTAATGGCATCGCTAAGGGGCGTATTTTAGAGCCTGCCAAAGAAAACGAGCAAGGCTTTTTGGAAGCTCAAATAAGCCCTATTGAGTATTTAGAATACGATAAAGAAAACATTCAAGCGATCGTGGAAGTGTTAAAAGAAAAGGTGATCACTCTAGCCAATGTCAGCTCACTCTTTCCTCCAGATTTGATCAAGGCTTTAGAAGACAATGACGATCCTAACCGCATCGCTGATTTAATCGCAGCGGCCTTGCATTTGAAAAGAGATCAAGCGTATTCTCTTTTTGCGAACAACAACACCGAACAGCGCTTGTTGGATTTGATTGATATTGTGATAGAAGAAACTAAAACCCAAAAGCTCCAAAAAGAAATCAAATCCAAAGTCCATCAAAAAATGGAGCAAACCAATAAGGAATATTTCTTAAAAGAGCAGCTCAAACAAATCCAAAAAGAGCTTGGCACGGACAAACAACGAGATGAAGATTTAAACCAATACTACCAAAAACTAGAAAGCGTCAAGCCTTTTTTAAAAGAAGAAGCGTTTAAGGAAATCAAAAAGCAAATTGACCGGCTGAGCCGAACCCATGCGGACAGCTCAGATAGCGCGACTTTGCAAAATTATGTTGAAACCATGCTGGATGTGCCTTTTGGGCAATACGGGAAAAAAGCGCTTGACATTAAGCATGTGAGAGAACAACTAGATAACGATCATTATTCCTTAAAAAGGCCTAAAGAGCGCATTGTGGAATACTTTGCCACCATGCAACTTTTAGAAATGCGCCACAAGAAAAAGCCAGAAAAAAAAGACAAAACTAAAGGCACGATTTTATGCTTTTATGGGCCTCCTGGCGTGGGTAAAACGAGTTTGGCTAATTCCATCGCTAAAGCGATAGAGCGCCCTTTGGTTCGGATCGCTTTAGGAGGCTTAGAAGATGTGAATGAATTAAGAGGGCACAGACGCACTTATATAGGCTCCATGCCTGGGCGCATTGTCCAAGGGCTTATTGAAGCCAAAAAGATGAATCCGGTCATGGTTTTAGATGAAATTGATAAGGTGGATCGGAGCGTTAGGGGTGATCCAGCGAGTGCTTTATTAGAGATCTTAGACCCTGAGCAAAATATCGCCTTTAGGGATCATTACGCGAATTTCAGCATTGATTTGTCGCAAGTGATTTTTATCGCTACTGCTAATAATATTGACAGAATCCCGGCCCCTTTAAGAGACAGAATGGAATTTATCAGCGTGTCTAGCTACACGCCTAGCGAAAAAGAAGAGATCGCTAAAAACTACCTCATCCCCCAAGAATTAGAAAAGCACGCCTTAAAGCCTAGCGAAGTGGATATTAGCCATGAGTGTTTGAAACTCATTATTGAAAAATACACCAGAGAAGCGGGCGTTAGGGATTTACGAAGACAAATCGCAACGATCATGCGTAAAGCGGCTTTAAAATACCTAGAAGATAACCCGCACAAAAAAGGGCGAACCAAAAAAGGCGAAAATGAAAAAAGCGAAGATAAAAAAGGCGAAAATGAAAAAAGCGAAGATAAAAAAGGCGAAAATGAAAAAAGCGAAAAAAGAGGTGGAAACAAAGATTTCTGCGTCTCTATCACGCCTAACAACCTTAAAGAGTATTTAGAACGCATGGTGTTTGAAATTGACCCCATAGATGAAGAAAATAAAATCGGTATCGTCAATGGTTTGGCATGGACTCCAGTGGGTGGTGATGTGCTTAAAATTGAAGCGCTTAAGATCAGGGGCAAGGGGGAATTAAAACTCACCGGGAGCTTAGGCGATGTGATGAAAGAATCCGCCATTATTGCCTTTTCTGTTGTCAAAGTCTTATTGGATAACGAAACCTTAAAAGTGCCTAAAATCCCTAGCGAAACCGATGCAGAGAATAAGAAAAAGAAAAAAGCGCTGAAAGTTTATAACGCTTATGATTTGCATTTGCATGTCCCTGAGGGGGCTACGCCTAAAGACGGACCGAGCGCTGGGATCGCTATGGCGAGCGTGATGGCGAGCATTTTGTGCGATAGGGCTACAAGAAGCGAAGTGGCAATGACGGGCGAATTGACTTTGAGCGGGGAAGTTTTACCCATAGGAGGGTTGAAAGAAAAGTTGATCGCCGCTTTTAAAGCCGGCATCAAAACCGCTCTCATTCCTGTCAAAAACTATGAAAGGGATTTAGACGAGATCCCTAATGAAGTGCGAGAGAATTTAAACATCGTTGCGGTGAAAAACATCGCTGAAGTGTTAGAAAAAACCTTACTTTAG
- a CDS encoding prephenate dehydrogenase — translation MKAGIIGLGLMGGSLGLALQEWGRFKSVTGYDHNALHAKLALTLGLVDECVGFEKILECDVIFLAIPVEGIIGCLKKMTPVKKSATIIDLGGAKAQILHNVPKSIRQNFIAAHPMCGTEFYGPKASVKGLYENALVILCDLEDSGIEQVEIAKEIFLGLKARLIKMKSSEHDTHVAYISHLPHVLSYALANSVLKQNDPEMILSLAGGGFRDMSRLSKSSPLMWKDIFKQNRDNVLEAIEKCEKEIAQAKAWIENNDYESLAEWMAQANKLQEFM, via the coding sequence ATGAAAGCAGGCATTATTGGTTTAGGGCTTATGGGGGGCAGTTTAGGGCTAGCCTTACAAGAATGGGGGCGTTTTAAAAGCGTTACAGGCTATGATCATAACGCTTTGCATGCCAAATTGGCTTTGACTTTGGGGCTTGTAGATGAGTGCGTGGGATTTGAAAAGATTTTAGAATGCGATGTGATTTTTTTAGCCATTCCGGTTGAGGGCATCATTGGATGTTTGAAGAAAATGACTCCCGTTAAAAAAAGCGCGACCATCATTGATTTAGGGGGGGCAAAAGCGCAAATCCTTCACAATGTCCCTAAAAGCATTCGTCAAAATTTCATCGCCGCACACCCCATGTGCGGGACAGAGTTTTATGGTCCTAAAGCGAGCGTTAAGGGGCTGTATGAAAACGCTCTGGTGATATTGTGCGATTTAGAAGATTCAGGGATTGAGCAAGTAGAGATCGCTAAAGAAATCTTTTTAGGCCTTAAAGCGCGCTTGATTAAAATGAAATCTAGCGAGCATGACACCCATGTGGCTTATATCAGCCATTTACCCCATGTTTTGAGCTACGCTCTAGCTAATAGCGTTTTAAAGCAAAACGACCCAGAAATGATTTTATCTTTAGCGGGTGGGGGTTTTAGGGACATGAGCCGTCTGTCTAAAAGCTCGCCTTTAATGTGGAAGGATATTTTCAAACAGAACCGAGACAATGTCTTAGAAGCGATTGAAAAATGCGAAAAAGAAATCGCGCAAGCTAAGGCTTGGATAGAAAATAACGATTATGAAAGCCTTGCAGAATGGATGGCGCAAGCGAACAAACTCCAGGAGTTCATGTAA
- a CDS encoding DNA/RNA non-specific endonuclease, with amino-acid sequence MKTFKNWLCFSLIAMGWLQADMLDNFTKAINSYTTKKLNEIKDQVNSANPTKTYTNSILTNIDCKVLKNNFYSVCYSSELKNPIYGVSVLFGDLVDKNNIEKRYGFKTDTRLAKYQQATTQDYTRSGFDRGHFVANDASFDFASNPLRETYRMTNITPEAKNTNRHSVLLVEKEGRNLAKKYHQVLVEELTIIKQGYRTFSSKNIAIPSGFWYHYDTSLTDSYENAKSECFYIPNDNQKYPLQEMRKDCKEYERVEKQVVFKNNKNAELNELPKYLNNAKKY; translated from the coding sequence ATGAAAACCTTTAAAAACTGGCTCTGTTTTAGCCTGATCGCTATGGGTTGGCTCCAAGCGGACATGTTGGATAATTTCACTAAGGCTATTAACAGCTACACCACTAAAAAGCTTAATGAAATCAAGGATCAAGTAAACAGCGCTAACCCCACTAAGACCTATACTAATAGCATTCTCACTAACATTGATTGTAAGGTCTTAAAAAATAACTTTTATTCGGTGTGTTATTCTAGCGAGTTAAAAAACCCTATTTATGGCGTGAGCGTGTTGTTTGGGGATTTAGTGGATAAAAATAACATTGAAAAACGCTATGGGTTTAAAACGGACACACGATTAGCCAAATACCAACAAGCCACGACACAAGATTACACCAGAAGCGGTTTTGATAGGGGGCATTTTGTGGCGAATGACGCTTCTTTTGATTTTGCGTCTAACCCTTTAAGAGAAACTTACAGAATGACTAATATCACCCCTGAAGCCAAAAACACCAACAGGCATTCTGTTTTATTGGTGGAAAAAGAGGGCCGTAATTTAGCTAAAAAATACCATCAAGTCTTAGTAGAAGAACTCACTATCATCAAACAGGGTTATAGGACTTTTAGCTCTAAGAATATCGCTATCCCTAGCGGCTTTTGGTACCACTATGATACAAGCCTAACGGACAGCTATGAAAACGCTAAAAGCGAATGCTTTTATATCCCTAATGACAACCAAAAATATCCCTTACAAGAAATGAGAAAAGATTGCAAAGAATATGAACGAGTTGAAAAGCAGGTGGTTTTTAAGAACAATAAAAACGCTGAGTTGAACGAATTGCCTAAGTATCTTAACAACGCTAAGAAGTATTAA
- a CDS encoding site-specific DNA-methyltransferase, whose protein sequence is MLKNPIKTLLDALINRFTKERLETLILQNDEKLLTFMLENKNADDYKNAFFKMIANSLVFNPEALLECLTKKLENSFTRFENKIGLYSQGRPIKSSELVVLNFPFKDNVLLGNAKDNNTESNELFYHEILHKKEIDTLLNKKALCRFEMHGEGDLENALKDKNTNYLIKGNNLIALHSLKKKFAKQVKCIYIDPPYNTGNDSFNYNDNFNHSSWLVFMKNRLEVAREFLSDDGVIFVQCDDNEQAYLKVLMDEIFLRENFVASLIWQKKKGGSQDSENFAKEHEYILCYQKEKFTIIDTEIDHDIQDFNKTINGKQAKILKLEKWGAGALRSDAPSLYYSIKDPNGNDFYPIAPNGEEGRWRKKPENLDSEHIFWQENSKGRLIPYEVIYYDEIKNAKKVIKTRTIFTEYGTTTEATKEILALFNGTKLFDTPKPEALISRILEVSTNENDLVLDFFAGSGTTCAVAHKMKRRYIGIEQMDYIETITKERLKKVVEGEQGGISKKCDFKGGGSFVYAELKEVNLEVKKQILNAKSKSECLKIFNDLNERFLKRADGKMDEIDSEEFQKLDLNEQKRIYCQRFDSNEDYLNLGDIDEDAWGIDGITKKYNEIFYS, encoded by the coding sequence ATGCTAAAAAACCCCATAAAAACCCTACTAGACGCTTTAATCAACCGTTTCACTAAAGAACGCTTAGAAACTTTAATCCTACAGAATGATGAAAAGCTTTTAACTTTCATGCTTGAAAATAAAAACGCTGACGACTACAAAAACGCTTTTTTTAAAATGATCGCTAATTCGCTTGTATTCAATCCAGAAGCGTTATTAGAATGTTTAACCAAAAAATTAGAAAACTCTTTCACACGATTTGAAAATAAAATAGGCTTGTATTCACAAGGGCGTCCCATAAAATCCAGCGAGCTAGTCGTTTTGAATTTCCCTTTTAAAGACAATGTTTTACTAGGCAACGCTAAAGATAACAACACCGAATCTAACGAGCTTTTTTACCATGAGATATTGCATAAAAAAGAAATTGACACGCTTTTAAATAAAAAAGCGTTGTGCCGTTTTGAAATGCATGGAGAAGGCGATTTAGAAAACGCTTTAAAAGACAAGAACACGAATTATCTCATCAAAGGCAATAATTTGATCGCTCTTCATTCTTTAAAAAAGAAATTCGCTAAACAAGTTAAATGCATCTACATTGACCCCCCTTATAATACCGGTAATGACAGCTTTAATTACAACGATAATTTCAACCACAGCTCATGGCTAGTGTTTATGAAAAACAGGCTTGAAGTGGCTAGGGAGTTTTTAAGCGATGATGGCGTGATTTTTGTGCAATGCGACGACAACGAACAAGCTTATTTGAAAGTTTTGATGGATGAGATTTTTCTTAGGGAGAATTTTGTGGCGAGTTTGATATGGCAAAAGAAAAAAGGCGGTAGTCAAGATAGTGAAAATTTCGCAAAAGAACATGAATATATCTTGTGCTATCAAAAAGAAAAATTCACTATTATTGATACAGAAATAGACCATGATATACAAGACTTTAATAAAACTATCAATGGCAAACAAGCTAAAATTCTAAAACTTGAAAAATGGGGAGCTGGAGCTTTAAGATCTGATGCACCTAGCCTATATTATTCCATTAAAGATCCAAATGGTAACGATTTTTACCCTATAGCCCCTAATGGTGAAGAGGGGCGTTGGCGGAAAAAACCTGAAAATTTGGATAGCGAACATATTTTTTGGCAAGAAAATTCTAAAGGGCGTTTAATCCCTTATGAAGTAATTTATTATGATGAAATCAAAAATGCGAAAAAAGTGATTAAAACACGCACAATTTTTACAGAGTATGGCACTACAACAGAAGCAACTAAAGAAATTTTAGCCCTTTTTAATGGAACTAAACTTTTTGACACCCCCAAACCCGAAGCCCTAATTTCAAGAATTTTAGAGGTTTCTACCAACGAAAACGACCTCGTGTTAGATTTTTTTGCCGGGAGCGGGACGACTTGTGCGGTGGCGCACAAAATGAAACGCCGCTACATTGGCATCGAGCAAATGGACTATATAGAAACGATCACTAAAGAAAGGTTAAAAAAAGTCGTAGAGGGCGAACAAGGGGGTATTTCTAAAAAATGCGATTTTAAAGGGGGTGGGAGTTTTGTCTATGCTGAATTGAAAGAAGTGAATTTAGAAGTTAAAAAACAAATCCTTAACGCTAAAAGCAAGAGCGAATGCTTAAAAATCTTTAACGATCTTAATGAGCGTTTTTTAAAACGCGCCGATGGTAAGATGGATGAAATTGATAGCGAAGAGTTCCAAAAATTAGATCTCAATGAGCAAAAAAGGATTTATTGCCAACGTTTTGACTCTAACGAAGACTATTTAAACTTGGGCGATATTGACGAAGACGCATGGGGGATAGATGGGATCACTAAAAAATACAATGAAATTTTTTATTCTTAA
- a CDS encoding DEAD/DEAH box helicase family protein produces MKDRTPNSTPNNAPNNKEIELPTHITSNLKKELRDYQKQAIYNYLEKRQSNPTQKHFMFEMATGSGKTLVMAGLILECCKQGYQNFIFFVNSTSILEKTKLNFTDSVSSKYLFSENININDKNTEIKSINNLNESHNNAINIYFSTIQGLFSLFTRAKENAVTIEDLKDQKLVFLADEAHHLNTETKKKLNDSEASEKRNWESVVKLALEQNKDNLLLEFSATIPKEKSVEEKYKNLKVATYTLKEFSEDKFCKNIYSLSYENKELETRFLGACVSSLYKELLAQHHNIENFKPCILFKSERIEESKKNQEHFNAFLENLSPLDLENFFYYSRNAFFKDAKSFFDEKNYTANLVAFLQTKFKKSTQINTNNEKELEKGMLLLNSLEDRDNPKRVIFSVDKLNEGWDVLNLFDIVRLKNKASQKDTIKDAQLIGRGARYYPFSYNDFKPSRIEFYQRKFDFSNPLSALERLDYHAVYDSEFIAQLKKELQDLGLGLIEKEKTTIPLTPTKRFKCYYASNKREKNKNLFNKDYTDPVEATLKSLHVPLFAFNVREKKVDFKEENKGDKTYYIPHALNKIPINYFLKALNLKNLDFKTLKKAFKKHAFNNKVGFIERYVSSLKTNFHKSQKFDDNKTLLKLAVYIIENLKDTLLKEQDKYEVSALELKEFETHNRSLSASEWEKDIPFYEWLLFKDMRKLDSGLEREFLVFINDNKEILDKKFKEWCVLRNDRFTELKVFCNIENSPFYAQGFEPDFILFAQTHEDEFLGFTCYMEAKGEHLELSNAWKEEFLEMLENATLKSHNKKLHLKGLPFFTLHNNKSVKSEFATAFNQIFKDQKC; encoded by the coding sequence ATAAAAGATCGCACGCCTAATAGCACGCCAAATAACGCACCCAATAATAAAGAAATAGAGCTACCCACCCACATCACCAGTAATTTAAAAAAAGAGCTTAGAGATTATCAAAAACAAGCGATATATAATTATTTAGAAAAACGACAATCCAACCCAACTCAAAAGCATTTCATGTTTGAAATGGCCACCGGTAGCGGTAAAACCTTGGTGATGGCGGGTTTGATTTTAGAATGCTGCAAGCAAGGCTATCAAAATTTTATTTTTTTTGTGAATAGCACCAGTATTTTAGAAAAAACCAAGCTTAATTTTACAGACAGTGTTTCATCAAAATACCTTTTTAGCGAGAATATCAATATCAATGACAAAAACACAGAAATTAAAAGCATCAATAATTTAAACGAGAGCCACAACAACGCTATCAACATTTATTTTAGCACCATTCAAGGCTTGTTTTCATTATTCACTAGAGCTAAAGAAAACGCTGTCACCATAGAGGATTTAAAAGATCAGAAATTGGTTTTTTTAGCGGATGAAGCGCACCATTTAAACACAGAGACTAAAAAGAAATTAAATGATAGTGAGGCTAGTGAAAAACGCAATTGGGAAAGCGTGGTGAAATTAGCCCTAGAACAAAATAAAGACAACTTATTGCTGGAATTTAGCGCCACTATCCCTAAAGAAAAAAGCGTTGAAGAAAAATATAAAAACTTAAAGGTGGCAACTTACACCTTAAAAGAATTTAGCGAGGATAAATTTTGCAAAAACATCTACTCCCTTTCTTATGAAAATAAAGAATTAGAAACGCGCTTTTTAGGGGCATGCGTTTCCAGTTTGTATAAAGAATTATTAGCCCAACACCATAATATTGAAAACTTTAAACCATGCATTTTGTTTAAAAGCGAGAGGATTGAAGAGAGTAAGAAAAATCAAGAGCACTTCAACGCCTTTTTAGAAAATTTAAGCCCTTTAGATTTAGAAAATTTTTTCTATTACAGCCGCAACGCTTTTTTTAAAGACGCTAAAAGTTTTTTTGATGAGAAAAATTACACCGCTAACCTTGTGGCATTCTTGCAAACGAAATTCAAAAAAAGCACCCAGATTAACACCAATAACGAAAAAGAATTAGAAAAAGGCATGCTTTTATTGAACTCCCTAGAAGACAGAGACAACCCTAAAAGAGTGATTTTTAGCGTGGATAAGCTCAATGAAGGTTGGGATGTGTTGAATTTGTTTGACATTGTCAGGCTTAAAAATAAAGCGAGCCAAAAAGACACCATTAAAGACGCCCAGCTCATAGGGCGAGGAGCGAGATACTACCCCTTTAGCTATAACGATTTCAAGCCAAGCCGCATAGAGTTTTACCAACGCAAGTTTGATTTTTCCAACCCCTTAAGCGCGTTAGAAAGGTTAGACTACCATGCCGTTTATGACAGCGAGTTTATCGCTCAATTAAAAAAGGAGTTACAAGATTTAGGATTAGGATTAATTGAAAAGGAAAAAACAACTATCCCCTTAACGCCCACCAAGCGTTTCAAATGCTACTATGCAAGCAATAAAAGAGAAAAAAATAAAAACCTATTCAATAAAGACTATACAGACCCTGTTGAAGCCACACTCAAAAGCTTGCATGTCCCCTTATTTGCTTTTAATGTGCGTGAAAAGAAAGTGGATTTTAAAGAAGAAAATAAAGGCGATAAAACTTATTATATACCCCATGCCTTAAATAAAATCCCTATAAATTATTTTTTAAAAGCCCTTAATTTAAAAAACCTGGATTTCAAAACGCTTAAAAAAGCCTTTAAAAAACATGCCTTTAACAATAAAGTGGGATTTATAGAGCGGTATGTCTCTTCATTAAAAACAAACTTTCATAAAAGCCAAAAGTTTGACGATAATAAAACGCTTTTAAAACTCGCTGTTTATATCATTGAAAACTTAAAAGACACGCTTTTAAAAGAGCAAGATAAATACGAGGTGAGCGCGTTAGAATTGAAAGAATTTGAAACGCATAACAGAAGCCTTAGCGCTAGCGAATGGGAAAAAGACATTCCCTTTTATGAATGGCTGCTTTTTAAAGACATGCGGAAACTAGACAGCGGTTTAGAAAGGGAGTTTTTAGTTTTTATCAACGATAATAAAGAGATTTTAGACAAGAAATTCAAAGAATGGTGCGTTTTAAGGAATGATCGTTTCACTGAATTAAAAGTTTTTTGCAATATAGAAAATAGCCCCTTTTACGCGCAAGGTTTTGAGCCGGATTTTATCCTTTTTGCCCAAACGCATGAAGATGAATTTTTAGGCTTCACTTGTTATATGGAAGCTAAAGGCGAACATTTAGAGCTTTCTAACGCTTGGAAAGAAGAATTTTTAGAGATGCTAGAAAACGCCACGCTTAAAAGCCATAACAAAAAACTCCATTTAAAAGGCTTGCCGTTTTTCACGCTCCATAATAATAAATCAGTAAAAAGCGAATTTGCAACCGCTTTCAATCAAATTTTTAAGGATCAAAAATGCTAA
- a CDS encoding type III restriction endonuclease subunit R, protein MFASASKVNLKTLRYNFLTFSLRDFMQDSFIQSYPPPPPISDKRSHA, encoded by the coding sequence TTGTTCGCTAGCGCTTCTAAAGTCAATCTCAAAACTTTACGCTATAATTTTCTCACTTTTTCATTAAGGGATTTTATGCAAGATTCATTCATTCAAAGTTACCCCCCCCCCCCCCCAATCAGCGATAAAAGATCGCACGCCTAA
- a CDS encoding biotin synthase: MQEIFLCSISNVRSGDCKEDCAYCTQSSHHQGAIKRYKFKDEKVVLQEARALRELGALGFCLVTSGRELDDEKCEYIAKLAKAINKEELGLHLIACCGRADLEQLEFLRDAGIHSYNHNLETSQNFFPKICSTHTWEERFITCENALRAGLGLCSGGIFGLNESWEDRIEMLRALASLSPHTTPINFFIKNPVLPIDAETLSADEALECVLLAKEFLPNARLMVAGGREVVFKDNDKKEAKLFEYGINAVVLGDYLTTKGKAPKKDIEKLLSYGLTMATSCH, from the coding sequence ATGCAAGAGATTTTTTTATGTTCTATTTCCAATGTGCGCAGTGGGGATTGCAAGGAAGATTGCGCTTATTGCACGCAAAGCTCACACCATCAAGGAGCGATTAAGCGCTATAAATTTAAAGATGAAAAAGTGGTTTTACAAGAGGCTAGAGCGTTAAGGGAATTAGGGGCTTTAGGGTTTTGTCTGGTTACTTCAGGGCGCGAATTAGACGATGAAAAATGCGAATACATCGCTAAATTAGCTAAAGCCATCAACAAAGAAGAATTGGGCTTGCATCTAATCGCATGCTGCGGGCGTGCGGATTTGGAGCAATTAGAGTTTTTAAGAGACGCGGGCATCCACAGCTATAACCATAATTTAGAAACTTCGCAAAACTTCTTCCCTAAAATTTGTTCCACGCACACATGGGAAGAAAGGTTTATCACATGCGAAAACGCATTAAGGGCGGGGTTAGGCTTGTGCAGCGGGGGGATTTTTGGGCTTAATGAGAGCTGGGAAGATCGAATTGAAATGCTTAGGGCGTTAGCTTCGCTCTCCCCGCACACCACGCCGATTAATTTTTTCATTAAAAACCCGGTATTGCCCATTGATGCAGAGACTTTAAGCGCAGATGAAGCCCTAGAATGCGTGCTTTTGGCTAAGGAATTTTTGCCTAACGCTAGGCTTATGGTGGCTGGGGGGCGTGAAGTGGTGTTTAAAGATAACGATAAAAAGGAAGCCAAGCTTTTTGAATACGGCATCAATGCGGTGGTGTTGGGGGATTATTTAACCACCAAAGGCAAAGCCCCTAAAAAAGATATAGAAAAACTACTCTCTTATGGCTTGACAATGGCGACAAGCTGTCATTAA
- a CDS encoding YihY family inner membrane protein has product MRELFKSVRGFLNLLRMIFPEHLQNAFLGLSELFYYASSLSFYTILSLSPILLFVFSLFVSHYLQAHSGEMEALIFPNAPKLIGAIKDFLENFKKTDMTLGTLEEVSIVVALVLFCENYRSIASKIFDAKPRDYAHFKGKEIFLFWGFGTTLVFLFALPLVVFFDIKIQVFFEDKDSSLLHVLRWIGTYAFFLILFTIPTNKVFKHYFWVFLWVFFTSVSWHVLKWAFTYYVLYNRTYHELYGSVSILWFLMSWVYVSWLVILIGMYGCKMCDTFDPKAVFKKFLGFFKKET; this is encoded by the coding sequence ATGAGAGAACTTTTTAAAAGCGTTAGAGGGTTTTTGAACCTTCTTAGAATGATTTTCCCCGAGCACCTTCAAAACGCCTTTTTGGGGTTAAGCGAATTGTTTTACTACGCTTCCAGCTTGAGTTTTTATACGATTTTATCTTTATCGCCTATTTTGTTGTTTGTGTTTAGTCTTTTTGTGTCTCATTATTTGCAAGCGCATAGCGGTGAAATGGAAGCCTTGATTTTCCCCAACGCTCCTAAACTCATTGGTGCAATTAAGGATTTTTTAGAAAATTTTAAAAAAACAGACATGACTTTAGGCACGCTTGAAGAGGTGTCCATTGTGGTGGCGTTGGTGCTTTTTTGTGAAAACTACCGCTCCATCGCATCAAAAATTTTTGATGCAAAGCCCAGAGATTATGCGCATTTTAAGGGTAAAGAAATCTTTTTATTTTGGGGTTTTGGCACGACTTTAGTGTTTTTATTCGCTCTGCCTTTGGTGGTGTTTTTTGATATTAAGATCCAAGTGTTTTTTGAAGATAAAGATTCAAGCTTGTTGCATGTTTTAAGATGGATAGGCACTTATGCGTTTTTTTTGATCCTTTTTACCATTCCCACGAATAAGGTGTTTAAACATTATTTTTGGGTGTTTTTATGGGTGTTTTTTACGAGCGTTTCTTGGCATGTGCTGAAATGGGCTTTCACCTATTATGTGTTATACAACCGCACCTACCATGAGCTGTATGGGAGCGTTTCTATTTTGTGGTTTTTGATGAGTTGGGTGTATGTGAGCTGGCTTGTGATTTTAATTGGCATGTATGGGTGTAAAATGTGCGACACATTCGATCCTAAAGCAGTGTTTAAGAAATTTTTAGGCTTTTTTAAAAAAGAAACTTGA